In the genome of Sphingomonas alpina, the window TCGCTCGCCAGTACCAGCTTCGCTCGATCAGCGAGCCGCTGGCGACCGATGCTCGCGCCCGCGACATGCGTTGTGCGTGGTCCGAGCGCATGCTGCACCAGGTCCAGAGCCAGACTCTCGGCCTCCAGTATCTGGGTCGATCGATGCTGTAGCCGATGGCGCAATAACGCGACCAGCGCTTGCGTGCGCGGATCGACCCGCAGCCGATGATGTCGAAAAGCAACGGGCCCGCGATCGTGCAGCAATGCCTGAGGCGTCAATTCCCGTAACAGAGGTTCGTCGATCGCCAGCGACAGGCATGCGTCACCTCCGGCCACTGGGTGGCTGATGCTATAGCCTTCATCGGTATTGAAAAAGAGCATCTGGTTCGCCTCGGCAATTGCCTGGTCGCGACCCAGATGCCGCGCATAGACGCCACGATAGGGAAACACGATCTCGGTCGCGGTCGCGCATTCTTCCGGGCTACGATGCCGGCAATTGCCCCGGCAATGTATATCGCGGACCGTAACGGCAGGTGTCGCAGCCAGCGCAATAGCCTCGACTTCGGGCAAGGGGGCGGTGGATTCGCTCACTGCGTATCGCTGCACCATGGCTTTTGCCGATGCAATACGCTGTTGCGGATTGATCGGAGATACGATCCGCCCGCAATGGACAGCGTGAGGTCGGGGGCTGCCGCCCCCGACGATCAACGCTTTGGCCGACACCCCTTGCGCCGGGCCGTGACGCTGATCGGAACCTCCTTCCACGCCCTCCCTTTTGGCGCGCTGGTCACGAACACCCGGTTCGGCTCATGATAGGCGCTGCTGGTATAAACCGGGTGAGGGGCAATATAGGCCCTTGGCTGCGCCCCCGTCACCGCGCGAGCCTCAGCCATTGGTCTGGTTGCCCGCCGTCACGCCGGCGGTGATCTTCCCCAATGTCGGAGCGGCGCCGGCGACGGTATATTTCAACCGCGCATAGCGTTCGTCAGTGCCGAGCGGGATCGAATCCGGCAGCAGCAGCTTCGCCCCCGCCGCCAGATCGGCCACCGCGTAAGCGGGCGAGGTCCATACTGTCTTGGCACTGGCGAAGCCGGCATTATCGTCCGTCTCTACCGTGATCGTCAGCGAGGTGAGATTGTTGAAGCTCTCCGCCACCGTCACCTTGAGGGGTACGGCGGCGCCTTTGCCGATATCGCGGACGATCGCCGCCACTGCACCGTAGACGGTGCCGGTCGCGCCAAGGTCGACGATATTGGTCGAGACCGTCGTAGCCGTCACGGCCTGGACGTTCGAAAAGAGCGTGGTTGCATCCATGATCATGTCGGGAATCTCCTGAATTTTGAAAGAGAGGGCGGCGTCACGCCTCAGATCACGCGTGCTTCGGCGTTGATCAGCGCATCGGTCTCGCGGATCGGAATGCCGCGGTACGACAACACTTCCTGCCCCTGGAGTTCCATGGGTTTGAGCATCAGCGCCCCATTGGCGGTGTTGGTGCCGAGCGCATCCAGCGCGGAAAGCACGTCGCGATTCATATAGATCACCGTGCGCCCTTGCGCCGGCACATCGCCGCTCATCTTCGCGGCACGACGCCCCTGCAGCTTGTAATAAGCCTGGCGCATGAACTTGTAGAGATCGACCGTACCCGCCAGCGTATCGGAATAATCGACATTGGCGATACGCGTGTTGAAGCGCCAGTCGCGTACCGCGACGCCCACATGCTGGCGGAACAATTCCTCCTTCACATAATAGACATTGCCATTGGCGTCGGCGGTGCGCTGCTCGCCTTTCTCCTCGCGCGTCACGCCGGCCTTGGTACCCTTTGGGTGAATCAGCGTGGTATAGTTGTCGCCGTGCGTGACGAACCAGATGCTGGTATTGTCGGAACCGCTGCCTCCGGCATCGACGATCTGGTTGCCCGCGCCCGCGCCACCGATCTTGCCGTAGCGTGCCGCCAGGCCCTTGAAGCGTTCCGGCGTGGTGACGGTGTCGTGATAGAAGAAGCCGCGCTGCACCTCTTGTGCCATCGCTTCGAGATAGGCGCGGCCTTCGGACAGGCGCACCGCCGCCGGGTTGGGGGAGATGTCGAGCAGTCGGGTATCGACCGTCGAAAGCCCTTCGACGAAGCCGGTCGTATCATCAACCTGCTGCGTGGTGCTCTTCGACTGCGGAATGCCTTGATAGAGCATGCCCCAGCTCACGGTGGGCAGGCCGGTACGGATGGTGTGGCGATGCACCGTGCCCATGTTGCACTCGGCGGTCACCGCGTCTTCCATCAGCGGATTGAGCTGGCGCAGCACCTCGATCACCTCGCCGGTCTGCGCGTCGCTGCCGCCCGCGCCCTTGTACATATCGATGAGGTTGAGGAATGAATTACCGATCGTGGCCATGACTTAATGTCCTCCCTTGGGGGTGTCGTCGGGGTAGAGCGTTTCCGCCGGACCCTTTCTGGTGGATGATGCGGACTGTCCGCGGGTGAAATTGCTGTCCTCGCCGATCGCCTTGCCGACCTTGTGGAAGGCGCGGATCATTTCGGGGTGGTTGCCGAGGCCGCTCTCGTCGAGCAGCATGCGAAACGGTGAGCCGCGCGTGAAACCAAGCGCGTCGAGCGCGGAAGCCGCGGTGGCGATGGTCCGGCTCCAGTGCGGACCACCAATCTCCGGATCGGCCCGCGCGCTGTCCAGCCACGCCTTGCGGCTCGCCTGCACCTCGGACACGATCTGCTGATTGAGCCTGTCGGTAATGCCCCTGGCAAAGTCCGCCGCAACCGGCATCAGCTTGTTGGCTGCCTCATTCGATAGGCCGAGCTCGCGAAATACAGGCGTTGCCGCCTCGATCGCCACGGGGTCGAGCGTAATGCCCTCCGGCGCAGTCAGCTGATAGCTATGGGGGATACCGGAGGCGGCATCCGCGCCATCCAATCCATCTCTGCTGCCGGATGCCAGATCCTGCTCCGCGCCTAGTGCGGTGGGATGGTCATTGTCAAAGCCGTCAATCGTCGCCGGCTTTCCCCAGCTCTGATCCCCCGCGCTCTGGTCCGAGGTCTGCATAAGTGCTGTTTCGTCTGCCAAATCTTTTCTCCATTGGCTGCGATTGGACCTGTTCGCGCAGGGTTTGAATCAAGGTGAGAACAGGAATTGCGAAAGCGGACCGGTCAGGCTGGGCTTCTTCCAGGTCGCGCAGAATCTCGAGCACAAGCGAGCGCCGACCTTCGAGATAAAGGGTGCGACCATCGGCGCTCGAAGCGCTCGCATCGAACAGGCCAGCACGCTGGATCAGGTCGAACAGGAAGCGGCGAAAGGCCGCGCTTTCGAGCAAGATGTGTTTGTCGGCAGGGTCGGTCACTGCGCCATACCCATCAACGCCTTGACCGCCTCGGCCCCGTCCTTGGCCGGACCGGCCATTGCCGCCAGTTTGGCCGATTGCGCGTCCTGCGCCCGCCCGTCGCGCAGGTCCCGGGCATCGTCGACCGAGCGGATGATCCGGGGCGGCGCTCCCGCCCGGTCGGCGAAATCGTCCACCGCCGCGTCGATATCCAGCCGGTCGCCGGCTTCGGGAAACTGCGCGGCAAGCGATCCGATGAACGACACGGTCCGCTCGATCTGACCGATCCCGATCATCCGCTGCATCTGGGCAAGGATCGACACGAAATCGACCTTGATCGGTTCTCCCTGCAATTGCTCGGGCGCAGGCGGGAACAGCTTCTTGCGCGCCATGATCCCGAAGGTGCGGTCGATCGCCACCTCCAGCTTCTCATTGTTGACGCGTTCGATCACTGGCCCAAGCTGGGTCAGCTTCTCTTCATTGCGGCTCGCGATCTCCTCGATGTTGCGCGGCTGGATGCCGGCCATGTTGGTGATCGCCATGAACAGATCGGCATAGGTCAGCCGTCCGACTGCGTCGGCGCAACGTTGCACATCCTCCATGATCGCACCGATCACCGCCGGGTTCATCTGATATGGCACGATCACCCCTGCGGCATCGACCGCAGATGCCGAGACGACATTGCCCGCCTGCCCGGTCAGCTTGACCGATGCGGGCACGATTTTCTCCGGCCTGATCAGGAACTCGGTCGCCTCGGTCTTGCGCTTGGTCTGCAACTGCAGCTCGCGCATATCGGGCAGCGCATCGAACCCGGGCGACGTGCCATAGGTGTCGCCCCCGACCGTGTCCCAGCGCGGCGCCCAGAAGGGCTGTTCCTCGAAACCGCCGACGCTCAGCAGACGCTCCGCGTTACCGTCATTCTCATCCCAATAGACGGATCGCCACGGCTTGCCGCGCACGTCCTTTACGTCTGGCATCCGATCATCATTCGGCTCGATCGCATGAATGACGTTGACCGTCTCGTCATGGCGTCCATTGCCATAAGCGGTGCGCACAAAGTCGCTTGCCCCATCGAGCCCGAACGACTGCACCAGTTGATGCACCGTCATCGGCACGCGGCGGTACAGCGTGTCGGGCACGCTCGCATCGGACAAGGCGGTCCAGAATTCACCCGCGGTCAATGCGTGACACACAGCGCCCTCGCGCCAGTGATCGACCATCACACATGCCTCGGTGCCGAACATGCCCATCTCGGCATAGCCGGATTTCATCGCACCGTAGAAGTTGGTGCCTGCCAGGAACGCGTACATCCGCCGTTCGACCTCGGCCAACCAGGTCTTCACCGCGCCGTCGGCGGCGAGATCCTCGTCGAACGGCGCGAGCCGGAACCAAGGGCGCGAGGGCGAGGACAGACCGCTGGTCATGCCTCCGGTCAGGGTGCGGAAACTCAGGATCGCGTGGCTGTTGTAGATCGCTCGGTTGGTACGTCGGAAATTGCGATTCTGCTCCCCGTTGAGAAAACGCGAGCGCGAGGGTTGCGCATATTGCGCGATCTCGCGCCACTCTGCCTCATAGGGCAGGCGCGCGGATTTGAGTGCGGACAGGCGCCGGTTGCAGCGCTCCTTGAGTGTCTGTTCCATCAGCCCCCCAGGATCGTTGTGGTCGGTGCGCTGCCCATGCCAAGCGCACCGGTATAGGCCGACGCCATCAGTGCACGGCGGCGGCGAATCTCGTCATCGACTCGTAAGGCCGTCGCGCCGCCATCGGGCAGCTTCAGCGCCTGGCGTTCGGGAATCGTCTGGGCCTTGGGCGGCTTCGGTGTGCACATGATCAGCCCCCCAGCACAGTGGTGGTATTTGCACCCGAGGCGTTACCCAGCGCGTTCGGGTTGACGCGCGGCGGTGCGGCAGCCGGTGGAATCCGGCGTTGCACGCCATTGGTGGCCGGTTGCGAACCGCCCCTGATATCGGGCGATTTGCGCCCCACGATGCCGAGGACGATCCTGCGCATGGCGTCCCTTCCGTTTGGATTGCTTGAACACATTCACATCGGTTAGCCCCGGTCGCGACCATGTTGAATCGGACGGCATCGCAAATGCCTGGTCATTGATTCGGGTGGGACAATTTGTCCGAGGCCGGATCCCGGCTGCGGTCTGGCTCCAGGCGTGCCGGTGCCTAATTTCATCCGTCGGCCAGTTACCGGACGACCGCGGAGTTTCGATGATCATGGCACAATCCAACGATACCGCACGCGACCCGCCGCAAGCCGAAGGACTAGCGCGCTTTCGAGCTAATTCACCTATTCCCTTCCGTTCGCCCTGAGCTTGTCGAAGCCTGTCCTGAGCGCCTGCCTTGGCAGGCAGTCGAAGGGGGCCGTTCTCTGTGTCAACGCAGAGGAAGAAGGGCGGTGCTTCGACAAGCTCAGCACGAACAGGGGAAGATGCTTCTACCCAGGTCGATAAAATTCTGGCCCTCTATCGCCGCGCAAGCGCCAGCTTGATCCCGAATGCGATGAAGACGCCGCCGGTCAGCCGGTCTATTGATCTCACCACGGCCGGCCGGGACAGAGTACGGGTCAGCGGCACCGTCGCTGCGATCAGGATCCCGAGCCATGCCGTGCCGATCACCACATGGATCAAGCTGAGCAGGAAGCTGAACAGCGCGACATTCGCCCCGGCCGGCACGAACTGCGGCAGGAAGGTGATGTAGAACACACCCACCTTGGGATTGAGGATATTGGTCAGGAAGCCGCGCACAAAGACCTGCGCTGGTCGATCCGCCCGCTGCACGCCGCCCACCGCATCCAGGTCGATCGACTGGCGCGGGCTGCGGATCAATCGGATTCCCATCCACATGAGATAAGCGGCCCCGGCCCATTTCAGCGCGGTGAAAGCGATCTCCGACGCCGCCAGCAACGCTCCCAGCCCAACCGCAACCGCAGAGCCCCAGACGAGACAACCAAGGCCGATCCCGGCGGCCGCGAGCAAGCCGCGCCTTGCTCCGCTACCAGTCGCCGTGCGGAGCACCATCGCCGTATCGACGCCCGGCGTGATCGAAAGCAGGGTGGCGGCCACGACAAAGGCGATCAGCGACTGGACGACCGTCATGCGAAACTCCCGCTCCTGGATTCGTGACACCCTAACAAGCGGTTACAGCTTCAGCCAGAGGAAGCATGACGGCAATCTTCGGCACACCGCGCGGTCCAGGTATCAATTTGCTGGATAGCAGAACGAGGTTTGCCATCCATATTGCTTATACCAAGAATCGGGCGAAATTCTTAGTAAAACATTGTAATACATAACAATTATGCGATTTATCGCAATCGACAGCCTGCCTCGCCCGCCTCGCGCCGGAAATACGACACAAGGGGTGTCCCATATCTCTCGCTGCGCCTTCCGCAGCCCCGCCGCCGGCGACGATTCAACCATCGCGGAAGGTTGGGCATGCCCTCCCTTGCCGGGTGATCCGGCACGTTCTTTCTCAATGTCGAGTATTGCCAGTTCAGGCCGGGCAGGTACGCCCGACCTCAAAGACTCCAGGTCATGCAGAGTCCGGGCCCGCGACGCTTATTTGATCCGCTTCCAGGTTTGGGAACGACAGCCGATCCCGGCAAACAGACAGCCTTCGCCGACCATCGTCCGCGCGTCGATCAGCCGAAGCGTGCCCGAGAAGGTCTTGCCGATATCGGGCACGAACACCTCGCCACTCCACAGCCCCGGCGACTCGGGCTCGAAATCACGGAACAATTGTTCGCCGACCAGCGGGTCGGTGCCTTTACTTTGCGCATCGGCTTTCGCCTTGGGGCTCGCCCAGATCACCGTGCCGCAAATCCCCGGCCCGCATGGCTTGAACCTGACATGCACTGATTTGGCCGGATTCGCCCAGATGCCTGCGGGCGCAGCCGACTGGCCGAACGCAGGGGCGGTCGCCAACACCGCGGTCAACGCCATCATAGAACTGAAAACGCGCATCCGGTTTCTCCTCCGGGTTCTTGCCAATACCGCCAACGCCCCCCGGCCAAGGAATATCCGCCTGTCGGGCCGGCTTGACATGTTTCAGTGTCGCGCGAAGATCATTTCATGCTGCTGAATGAGCTGATCGACGTCGGTGCGGCCGCCCATGGAGGCCGTGTCGCAGTGCGCTTCGGCACGGCGGAATTGAGCTTTACCGAAGTCGACCAGCTATCGCGCAGCATCGCTTCGCTGCTTGCCGCTCGTGCCGCCCCGCTCTACCCCAAGGAAGTGGAAGACGCGCTGGTTGGGCATGCTCAGGTCGCCGAAGCCCTGGTGATCGGTGTACCGAGCGAGCAATGGGGCGAAGAGGTCGCCGCGTTCATTGTGGCCCGCGGCACCCCGCCCGACTCAGCCGCACTGATCGACCATTGCCGAGCCTTTCTCGCCGGCTACAAGCTGCCCAAACAAATCCATTTCATTGACGAAATCCCCAAAAGCGCGGTGGGCAAGCCGCTACGCCGTGCGGTGCGCGAGCCCTTCTGGGCCGGCCGCGAGCGCAGGATCTGAGCATGACCAATATAGTGATCGAACAGCGCGACATGGTGACGATCGTGACGATCGACCGCCCGGCGCGCCGCAATGCAGTCGATTCCGCCACCGCGATCGAGCTGCGCGCCGCGTTCGAGGCCTTCGATGCAAACCCCGCGGCAAAGGTCGCGATCCTGACCGGCGCGGGCGGTACCTTTTGCGCCGGCTACGACCTGCACAGCGTCCACGAGTCCACCCCACCTTATGACGCGCACGGACCCGGACCGATGGGCCCGACACGCATGCTGACCAGCAAGCCGGTGATCGCAGCGGTCGAGGGACATGCAGTCGCCGGCGGGCTTGAACTCGCCTTGTGGTGCGACCTGCGCGTTGCGGCGGAATCGGCGATCTTCGGCGTGTTTTGCCGCCGCTGGGGCGTGCCGTTGATCGATGGTGGCACCGTACGCCTGCCCCGGCTGATCGGCCAAGGCCGCGCGCTCGACATGATCCTTACCGGCCGCGCGGTCGATGCGACAGAAGCACTTGCGATCGGCCTCGCCAATCGCATCTGCCCATCGGGTGAGACGCTGGAACACGCGGTCGAGCTGGCCCGTACTATCGCTGCCTTCCCGCAACTGTGCATGCGTGCCGATCGTCTTTCGGCCTATCGCCAATGGGATTGCGACCTGTCCGACGCGCTGACGCAAGAAGGCGAAGGTGGTGAAGCTCCGCTCAGAACCGAGGGGTTGGCCGGCGCCGGCCGCTTCGCCCGCGGTGCCGGGCGCGGTGGGGTAACGGACGGAAAATGCGGAGCGGTCGACACAAGCCCTATTGCATGACAGCTGACGCAAAAATTCTGGCGTGACGACGCATTGGCGCTGCGATGTCGATATGTTCAAGACCAAGGCCGCCTCGCTCGCCGATCAGTTTGTCGATCAACTGGGGCGCAGCAATCGCGGTCGACAACCCGGTCCGCGCCCGTCGCGTCGCACGCCGCCATCTCGAGAAAAGCCGCGGGCGGAACCGCCAGATGATCGTTCTGCGCGACGAATAGCGTGCACCACGATGAAGTTGTCATACAAATAGTTGTCATACATTTAGGATGCTGATAGAGACTCGGGCGATTGGCGTCGCTTCGGGCCTCGAGCGCGATCGAACGGCTGGCAGCATCGCGGTTTCCCGATCGGCGCACCATGGCGACGGGGCACCACGATAACGAACAAGATAGTCGAGAGGGGATGCAATCATGTCGAGAGGCTCTGTGTTGCTGAAGGGCGCGACGTCCGCGCTGGCGCTGATCGTGGCGAACCCGGTATTGGCGCAGGACAGTCCCCCCGCCACCGCGCCGCAAAACGCTGCGCCGGTCGATAATGGCATCGCCGATATCGTCGTGACCGCGACCAAGCGCGTCGAACGCCTGCAGGACGTCCCCGTATCGGTAACTGCGCTGACCGCGGACGTGATCGAGCGCCAGAATGTCCGCGACATATCCGATCTGCCCAAGCTCGTCCCCGGCTTGACCGTCACCTATGGCTCGCAACCGGGCAATTTCAGCATCAACATGCGCGGCATCGGCACCTTCTCCAACGGTATCGCGGTTGAGTCCGACGTCGCGGTGGTGATCGACGATGTGCCGATCGGGCTACAAGCCTCGGCATTCAAGGATCTGATCGATGTGGAGCGGATCGAGGCGCTGAAGGGTCCGCAATCGACCCTTTTCGGCAAGAGTGCGATCGCCGGCGTGCTCAACATCACCACTCAGGCACCAACCGACACCTTTACCGGCCGGGTCACCGGCCTCGT includes:
- a CDS encoding portal protein, with translation MEQTLKERCNRRLSALKSARLPYEAEWREIAQYAQPSRSRFLNGEQNRNFRRTNRAIYNSHAILSFRTLTGGMTSGLSSPSRPWFRLAPFDEDLAADGAVKTWLAEVERRMYAFLAGTNFYGAMKSGYAEMGMFGTEACVMVDHWREGAVCHALTAGEFWTALSDASVPDTLYRRVPMTVHQLVQSFGLDGASDFVRTAYGNGRHDETVNVIHAIEPNDDRMPDVKDVRGKPWRSVYWDENDGNAERLLSVGGFEEQPFWAPRWDTVGGDTYGTSPGFDALPDMRELQLQTKRKTEATEFLIRPEKIVPASVKLTGQAGNVVSASAVDAAGVIVPYQMNPAVIGAIMEDVQRCADAVGRLTYADLFMAITNMAGIQPRNIEEIASRNEEKLTQLGPVIERVNNEKLEVAIDRTFGIMARKKLFPPAPEQLQGEPIKVDFVSILAQMQRMIGIGQIERTVSFIGSLAAQFPEAGDRLDIDAAVDDFADRAGAPPRIIRSVDDARDLRDGRAQDAQSAKLAAMAGPAKDGAEAVKALMGMAQ
- a CDS encoding LysE family translocator, whose protein sequence is MTVVQSLIAFVVAATLLSITPGVDTAMVLRTATGSGARRGLLAAAGIGLGCLVWGSAVAVGLGALLAASEIAFTALKWAGAAYLMWMGIRLIRSPRQSIDLDAVGGVQRADRPAQVFVRGFLTNILNPKVGVFYITFLPQFVPAGANVALFSFLLSLIHVVIGTAWLGILIAATVPLTRTLSRPAVVRSIDRLTGGVFIAFGIKLALARR
- a CDS encoding major capsid protein, with the protein product MATIGNSFLNLIDMYKGAGGSDAQTGEVIEVLRQLNPLMEDAVTAECNMGTVHRHTIRTGLPTVSWGMLYQGIPQSKSTTQQVDDTTGFVEGLSTVDTRLLDISPNPAAVRLSEGRAYLEAMAQEVQRGFFYHDTVTTPERFKGLAARYGKIGGAGAGNQIVDAGGSGSDNTSIWFVTHGDNYTTLIHPKGTKAGVTREEKGEQRTADANGNVYYVKEELFRQHVGVAVRDWRFNTRIANVDYSDTLAGTVDLYKFMRQAYYKLQGRRAAKMSGDVPAQGRTVIYMNRDVLSALDALGTNTANGALMLKPMELQGQEVLSYRGIPIRETDALINAEARVI
- a CDS encoding helix-turn-helix transcriptional regulator, producing the protein MSESTAPLPEVEAIALAATPAVTVRDIHCRGNCRHRSPEECATATEIVFPYRGVYARHLGRDQAIAEANQMLFFNTDEGYSISHPVAGGDACLSLAIDEPLLRELTPQALLHDRGPVAFRHHRLRVDPRTQALVALLRHRLQHRSTQILEAESLALDLVQHALGPRTTHVAGASIGRQRLADRAKLVLASDLARRWTLADIAAEVGGSPVYLTQVFQQVEGVPLYRYQLRLRLARALDLLPGCEDLTMLGLDLGFSSHSHFSAAFREAYGRSPSDFRRSALAH
- a CDS encoding crotonase/enoyl-CoA hydratase family protein is translated as MTNIVIEQRDMVTIVTIDRPARRNAVDSATAIELRAAFEAFDANPAAKVAILTGAGGTFCAGYDLHSVHESTPPYDAHGPGPMGPTRMLTSKPVIAAVEGHAVAGGLELALWCDLRVAAESAIFGVFCRRWGVPLIDGGTVRLPRLIGQGRALDMILTGRAVDATEALAIGLANRICPSGETLEHAVELARTIAAFPQLCMRADRLSAYRQWDCDLSDALTQEGEGGEAPLRTEGLAGAGRFARGAGRGGVTDGKCGAVDTSPIA
- a CDS encoding DUF2147 domain-containing protein; this encodes MRVFSSMMALTAVLATAPAFGQSAAPAGIWANPAKSVHVRFKPCGPGICGTVIWASPKAKADAQSKGTDPLVGEQLFRDFEPESPGLWSGEVFVPDIGKTFSGTLRLIDARTMVGEGCLFAGIGCRSQTWKRIK
- a CDS encoding Bbp16 family capsid cement protein codes for the protein MIMDATTLFSNVQAVTATTVSTNIVDLGATGTVYGAVAAIVRDIGKGAAVPLKVTVAESFNNLTSLTITVETDDNAGFASAKTVWTSPAYAVADLAAGAKLLLPDSIPLGTDERYARLKYTVAGAAPTLGKITAGVTAGNQTNG
- a CDS encoding AMP-binding enzyme produces the protein MSREDHFMLLNELIDVGAAAHGGRVAVRFGTAELSFTEVDQLSRSIASLLAARAAPLYPKEVEDALVGHAQVAEALVIGVPSEQWGEEVAAFIVARGTPPDSAALIDHCRAFLAGYKLPKQIHFIDEIPKSAVGKPLRRAVREPFWAGRERRI